The sequence TCATTGCCCTGCTCACCTGGGTCCAGCTCAAATACCTGGCCGTGGATTCCTACCTCTTCCTGGGCCTGTTCAACATCAACTTCATCCTGTTGCTGCTGGTGCTCTTCATCGTCACGCGCAACGCGGTGAAGCTGCTCCTGGAGCGGCGGCGCAAGGTGCTCGGCTCACGGCTGCGAACCCGGCTTGTGGTGGCCTTTGTGTCCCTGTCCCTGATCCCCACCCTGCTCATGTTCATCGTTTCCGTGAAGTTCGTGCAGACCTCGGTGGACTACTGGTTCAAAGTCCAGGTGGAGGACAGCATGGAGCATGCGCTCAAGCTTTCCGAGACCTTTTACCGCGTCATGGAAGAACGGCTGGCCCGGCAGGCCGGAACCCTGGAAAACCTGCTGCGCGAAAAGGGCTTCCGCTGGGGCGGCAAGGGCATGGACGCGTTCTGTGAGGAAAAGGCCACGGAATGGGGTGTGAGCCTTTTGGGGGTGGCCCAGCCCGACGGCACCTACGTCAGCCTCTACCGCAACGCCCGCATGCAGCGGCGCTGGGGCGAGTTTGAAAAGCGCATTGCCAAACAATACCGCAAAAAGCCCGGAGCCGCGTTTCTGCTGGAAGGAGGCGGCCCGGATCATGTGATTGTCTACCGGCCCGTGGACGCGGGCGAAACCGGATACATCGTCATCGGCGAGCAGCTAGGCTGGGACGTGCATGAAAAACTCAGCCAGGTTATCAACGGGCTTAACGAATATCAAAAGCTGAAGACCCTCAAAAGCCCCTGGAAAAGTACGCTCTACATGACCCTGGGCGTCATGACCGCCCTGATTATTCTGGGCGCGGTCTGGTTCGGGTTCCGGCTGGCCAAGGAGATGTCCGCGCCCATCCAGGCGCTGGCCGCAGGCACCGAACGCGTGGCCCGGGGCGACTTGTCCGTGCACCTTGAGGATCCCTCGGACGACGAGCTGGGCTTTCTGGTCAAGTCCTTCAACAGCATGACCGAAGATCTGCGCGAGAGCCGGTCGCGCCTGGATACCTACAACCGCCGCCTCTCCCAGCAGAACAGGGAGTTGGAGCGGCGTGGACGCTACATCGAAGCCGTGCTGGAAAACATCACCTCCGGCGTGGTGACCATGGACCACGAAGGACGGGTGGGTACCATGAACCGGGCGGCCGAGGACATGCTCGGTCTGGTGGCCCGGGAGATCATCGGCCGCAAGCCCCTGATGTTTCTCCAGGGGGAGTTCGCGGAAATGCTTCGCGAGGCCCGGGAGCAGATGGCCCTGGACCCCTTTTCCCAATGGCAGCGCCAGATCGACATCCAGGTGCGGGGACGGCTGGCCAAATTCTTTGTGAACGTGGTCTCCCTGCGGGCCAAGGACGGCGAGGCCTACGGCATTGTGGCCGTGTTCGAGGATATCACCGAACTGGAGCGCGTGCAGCGCATGGCGGCCTGGCGCGAAGTGGCCCGGCGCATCGCCCATGAGATCAAAAATCCGCTCACGCCCATCAAACTTTCGGCCCAGCGGCTGCAACGTCGCTACGGCGGGGACCATACGGACAAGACCTTTGCCAGCTGCACCGAGCTGATCGTGCGGCAGGTGGAGCGCATTCAGCAGATGGTCACCCAGTTTTCATCCTATGCCAAGCTCCCGGAAATGCAGCCCAAGCCCGGAGAACTTCCCCTGCTGCTTCAGGAAGTGGTGGACATGTTCGCCAACACCCACCGTGATATTTCCTGGAGTCTTGAACTGGAAACGGAGATCCCTGTTTTTTCCTTTGACCGTGAAGGATTGCGGCGGGTATTCATCAACCTGCTTACCAACGCGGCCGAAGCGCTCCATGAAACGGAAAACGCCGAAGTGCGGGTCATGGCCCGGCACGATGCGGAAAAAGGCCGCGTGGTGGTGCGCGTGCGGGACAACGGTCCCGGCATTTCCAAGGAAGAGGCCGCTCGTCTGTTCGAGCCGTACTTTTCTCGCAAAAAGGGCGGCACCGGCCTGGGCCTGACCATTGTTCGCACCGTGGTGGGCGACCATCGCGGCGTGGTCCATGCCTCGGCGCGGCCCAAGGACGGCGGCGCGGAATTCGTGGTGCGCCTGCCCGACAGTTGATCCGAACGAAACAATCACAAGCAAGCCAGATTGGGGAGAAAATCCGATATGCAGGGAAACGGCATCCAGCGGCTGGCCGAAGCCTTTATCAATGAATCCGCGTCCGCAGCCCGGTGCGAGGTGGCGGCGCTGCGCGCCCGTGCCGAGGGTCGCCCGCAGGCCGCTCGCCTGCTCAATGCCCTGGCCGTGGCCCAGAAAGTCCACGCGGACAAGGCGCTCATGATCCTGCGCGGCAAGCTGGGAGATACGGACGCGAACCTGGACGAACTTTTGGAAGGTCTGGACCAAAGCGCGACCCATTACCAAGAGGCTCTGACCTGCCTGGAATGCGCCACCGGCCCGGCCAACGGATTTTTGGACCAGTTCCGACGCACAGCGCGCAATCATGCGGGATTGGTTCGCCAAGTGGATGAAAGAGCGCCGTCTGCGTACCAGGTATGCACCGTGTGCGGCTTTGTCGCCCGGGAAAATGCGCCGGAACGCTGCCCGGTCTGCGACGCGGTACCCGAACGGTTCGCCTGCGTGGACTGACCCTGCCCCCCCAAGCGGCAAGCATATATTTTCCCTGAGGGGCAACTCTTTTTCCAGGGGGAAAACCTTTCTGAAGAAAGGTTTTTCCCACTGGACCCCCTTTCCAAAGACTTTTCCTTGCTCCAGGCCTGCGGCCTGTCGCGGTTATCGTTTCTTTCCCTTTCCTCCTCCCCTTTCCCCCCTCCCAAAAGAAAAGAACGGCCGAAGCCGTTCTTTTCTTTTGGGGGCGCACCGTTGCCGCGAGTTTCGGGAGGGCGGAGCCATCCCGGAAATCGCGGCAACATGAGATCACGCCGCCGCACGACTCCGCCTGTCCACTCCCCAGACGTCCTCCCACCCCATGCCCCCGGCCGCGCGCAGCGCGAGACCGGGAAATGGGATTCCAAAGGGTCGCGGACCCTTTGGCCGCCGGAGGCATGCTTTATTCGGACAAACGCTACCTGTCAGGGAACGATTTGCCAATGGCGAACAGCGGCGTTGTAGAATCCGCTTTCCTGGTAGGCGCGTTCCAGGGTTCCCTGATCCCGGAGGAGTCGGATTCCCCGGTTCAGGGCGTGCAAGGCTTCTTGGCCCCGTTCGTGTACGGCGGAAACCGGCAGGTGACGGCTACCCGGGAGCGTGGTCTTGATGCCGGGGATGGGAACCAGCCGCAGTTCTCCTATGGTCAGGGAAAGGTCCGTCGTGGCCGGGAAGGGTGCCAGGGTCACGTCGGCCCGGCCGCGATCCAGCACCCGAAGCATGTCTTCCCAGTCGTTCACGTCCAGAACGTCGTGGCAGAGAGCCGTCATGGCGGCCCAATCTGGTGTCCAGTCCCGTGAGGACACGCCCCGAAGCTGCCGCAAATCCGATGTGGTGCGTGCTTCCAGCGCCAGAATATTTTTGGAATCCACGTAGAGTCCGGCCTCGAATCGCCCTTCGGGGATCAGCGGGTCCGAGGCCAGCATTGTGGTATTATTTTGTTCCAGGTCCGTACGCCAGACCGTGTTGCCGGAGAGCAGCACGTCCCCGCGTTCCAACTCCGCGAGCAGCCGCGCATACGTGGGAACGGCCACAAATTGTACGGTTGCGTGCAGGCCGCCCAGGGCCAGCGCCTGTTGGGTGAGCACCACTTCCACCACGTCCCGCCGGGAGTGCGGGCCGGAAAATCGTTTGATTTCCAGTGGATTTCGCCCTTGCAAAAACCGCTGGTAGTCCTTGAGCACATCCTCGGGTACGACCATGCGTATCTGGTCCGCAACACCGCCCGTGGGCGCCTGGTCCCGGCCGAACCCCGATGCGGCCCACGCGAGCGACAACAGGAGGCTGAGCAGCATTCCCCGCCCAATGGGGCGCAGGATACGCAGGGAGCGTTCTGTGGCTTTGGTGTTCATTTTTCGCATGGCGCGTGCATACATATTACGAGGTCCGGCTCCTAGAGAAAAACGTCGTTCATGATGCTTCGGGACTAAAATTCTGTCATGAACGTCGTATCCAACTCAAATCGCCGTAGCTTTTGTTTTGATTGCGTCGGCAGATGTTTTTGTAGAACGTTTGTTGTGTGACGCACCATACACATTTTGCATTTCCAAGGTAAGGGTGCGGCTCTGCATACACTGGAGCGGCCCGTCCAACGTATCCAAAAAAATCCTTGAGCCGTCTTGGTCTTCCTGTCGGGGTTTGGTATTGACTATCCATAGAAGTATCGAGTCGTCGGAATATCACTACGGAGGTCACCCACCATGCCCGATCTGAAAGGTTGGAGCTACCGCGAGTTGGGCAGGCTGCGGCGCGACATGGACCGGCTGTTCGACAGCCTGTGCCAGGACTATGGGCTACCCGGTCCCAAGTGCGCGGAGCGTGCGGAAATTGAGGAAGACGACCAGGAGGTCCGTATCCGCCTGGTGTTGCCCGGGTTGCGTGCCCGTGATCTGGATGTCCGCGTAACGGAGCTGGATTTGGAAATCTCCGGCAGACAGGAAAAAGCAACGGACCAGGGACACACACTGCGAGGGTTTACCCGCCGTTTGGGGCTGCCCTGCCGGGTGCAGCCCGACCAAGTGCGGGCCGTGTACCGCGACGATGTCCTCAACGTGATCCTGCCCAAATGCCGGGGCGCACAGTGCCGAAGCATCCACATTTCCGAGGAGTGAACATGCCGAGCAAAATGGACCGGACCATCAAGGTGCCGCAGGAATCTCTGCGCTGGAAACTCGATCCCGCCACCCTGCCTTTCGAGACAACGGACGATCTGGAACCGCCTTCCGATATCATCGGCCAGGGGCGGGGAGTGGAGGCCTTCCGTTTTGGCATGGGCATGGACCGTAAGGGGTACAACATCTTCGTTACCGGCCCGGCGGGTACGGGCAAGATGTTTACGGTCAAGAAGCTGCTCAAGGAGCTTTCCGATGACAGAGCCACACCGGACGACCTGTGCTACGTGAACAATTTCAAGCACCCGGAATCACCGGTGCTGTTGCGGTTTGCTCCGGGTCGCGGCGCGGCCTTCAAAAAGG is a genomic window of Paucidesulfovibrio gracilis DSM 16080 containing:
- a CDS encoding sensor histidine kinase NtrY-like, whose product is MEEKRGRDEAPDTREQRARGEDSDIPREHGVIPEVPVSSDDPDQAVPEDLEAQAPEAPGPATSIAVGAPHAKERKRRRWELLIAVTCFGLIALLTWVQLKYLAVDSYLFLGLFNINFILLLLVLFIVTRNAVKLLLERRRKVLGSRLRTRLVVAFVSLSLIPTLLMFIVSVKFVQTSVDYWFKVQVEDSMEHALKLSETFYRVMEERLARQAGTLENLLREKGFRWGGKGMDAFCEEKATEWGVSLLGVAQPDGTYVSLYRNARMQRRWGEFEKRIAKQYRKKPGAAFLLEGGGPDHVIVYRPVDAGETGYIVIGEQLGWDVHEKLSQVINGLNEYQKLKTLKSPWKSTLYMTLGVMTALIILGAVWFGFRLAKEMSAPIQALAAGTERVARGDLSVHLEDPSDDELGFLVKSFNSMTEDLRESRSRLDTYNRRLSQQNRELERRGRYIEAVLENITSGVVTMDHEGRVGTMNRAAEDMLGLVAREIIGRKPLMFLQGEFAEMLREAREQMALDPFSQWQRQIDIQVRGRLAKFFVNVVSLRAKDGEAYGIVAVFEDITELERVQRMAAWREVARRIAHEIKNPLTPIKLSAQRLQRRYGGDHTDKTFASCTELIVRQVERIQQMVTQFSSYAKLPEMQPKPGELPLLLQEVVDMFANTHRDISWSLELETEIPVFSFDREGLRRVFINLLTNAAEALHETENAEVRVMARHDAEKGRVVVRVRDNGPGISKEEAARLFEPYFSRKKGGTGLGLTIVRTVVGDHRGVVHASARPKDGGAEFVVRLPDS
- a CDS encoding rubredoxin-like domain-containing protein: MQGNGIQRLAEAFINESASAARCEVAALRARAEGRPQAARLLNALAVAQKVHADKALMILRGKLGDTDANLDELLEGLDQSATHYQEALTCLECATGPANGFLDQFRRTARNHAGLVRQVDERAPSAYQVCTVCGFVARENAPERCPVCDAVPERFACVD
- a CDS encoding ABC transporter substrate-binding protein; the protein is MYARAMRKMNTKATERSLRILRPIGRGMLLSLLLSLAWAASGFGRDQAPTGGVADQIRMVVPEDVLKDYQRFLQGRNPLEIKRFSGPHSRRDVVEVVLTQQALALGGLHATVQFVAVPTYARLLAELERGDVLLSGNTVWRTDLEQNNTTMLASDPLIPEGRFEAGLYVDSKNILALEARTTSDLRQLRGVSSRDWTPDWAAMTALCHDVLDVNDWEDMLRVLDRGRADVTLAPFPATTDLSLTIGELRLVPIPGIKTTLPGSRHLPVSAVHERGQEALHALNRGIRLLRDQGTLERAYQESGFYNAAVRHWQIVP
- a CDS encoding Hsp20/alpha crystallin family protein: MPDLKGWSYRELGRLRRDMDRLFDSLCQDYGLPGPKCAERAEIEEDDQEVRIRLVLPGLRARDLDVRVTELDLEISGRQEKATDQGHTLRGFTRRLGLPCRVQPDQVRAVYRDDVLNVILPKCRGAQCRSIHISEE